One genomic window of Actinoplanes lobatus includes the following:
- a CDS encoding 4Fe-4S dicluster domain-containing protein, with the protein MIEVLSTERCVSCDVCIAVCPTNVFEAGPGGIPVIARQSDCQTCFMCEAHCPADALFVAPHTHPVPEDSPLRDEKHLAGAGLLGSYRRELGWGRGRKPGARLAVGPELGPARITPALT; encoded by the coding sequence GTGATCGAGGTCCTCTCCACCGAACGCTGCGTGAGCTGCGACGTCTGCATCGCGGTGTGCCCCACCAACGTGTTCGAGGCCGGCCCTGGCGGGATCCCGGTGATCGCCCGGCAGAGCGACTGCCAGACCTGCTTCATGTGCGAGGCGCACTGCCCGGCGGACGCCCTGTTCGTCGCCCCGCACACACATCCGGTGCCGGAGGACTCCCCGCTGCGCGACGAGAAGCACCTGGCCGGCGCCGGGCTGCTCGGCAGCTACCGCCGCGAACTCGGCTGGGGCCGTGGCCGGAAACCGGGCGCCCGCCTGGCGGTCGGCCCCGAACTCGGCCCGGCCCGCATCACCCCGGCCTTGACCTGA
- a CDS encoding FAD-dependent oxidoreductase, with product MINLDLTADVVVVGGGPAGTWAALTAAEAGADVLLLDKGYCGTSGPTASGGTGVWYVQPDPEQREKAMASREKLGGFLQDRRWMARVLDQTYENMNRLEAEARYPFPIVDGMPHKRGVQGPEYMRRMRSWIKRAGVRILDHSPATELLVDGTGTVAGIRGHRRQHGTDYRVRAKAVVLATGGCAFLSKALGCDVATGDGALFAAEAGAEMSGMEFSTAYAIAPAFTSVTKTAYYGFATFFRGDGTQLAGAGSQGGRSVIAKELLRTGIVLCQIDQTTPEQQRQMRLGQPNFFLTFDRLGINPFTEKFPVTLLLEGTVRGTGGIRIVADDCATTVPGLYAAGDAATRELVCGAFTGGGSHNSAWAMSSGTFAGRGAAAFATALGAAANRRKLTGVGEAGIQRHFDRADALDVIRREVHPYDKNYLRTASRLEPALAHLDAVWDGRRGGAVVTGGDLPGVRQAAAMVAHARWMYTSALARTESRGMARREEFPQLDPNQYHRLTVGGLDRLWTRPEAVTGRELAVAS from the coding sequence ATGATCAACCTGGATCTGACCGCCGACGTGGTCGTGGTCGGTGGCGGCCCGGCCGGCACGTGGGCCGCGCTGACCGCCGCCGAGGCCGGCGCCGACGTGCTGCTGCTGGACAAGGGCTACTGCGGCACCAGCGGGCCGACCGCCTCCGGCGGCACCGGCGTCTGGTACGTGCAACCCGACCCGGAACAACGGGAGAAGGCGATGGCCAGCCGGGAGAAGCTCGGCGGCTTCCTCCAGGACCGGCGATGGATGGCGCGGGTGCTGGACCAGACGTACGAGAACATGAACCGTCTCGAGGCCGAGGCCCGCTACCCGTTCCCGATCGTCGACGGCATGCCGCACAAGCGGGGTGTGCAGGGGCCCGAGTACATGCGCCGGATGCGGTCCTGGATCAAGCGGGCCGGAGTGCGGATCCTCGACCACAGCCCGGCCACCGAACTGCTTGTCGACGGCACCGGCACGGTCGCCGGGATACGCGGGCACCGGCGGCAGCACGGCACCGACTACCGGGTCCGGGCCAAGGCGGTGGTGCTGGCGACCGGCGGGTGCGCGTTCCTGAGCAAGGCGCTCGGCTGCGACGTCGCGACCGGCGACGGTGCGCTGTTCGCGGCCGAGGCGGGGGCGGAGATGTCCGGGATGGAGTTCTCCACGGCGTACGCCATCGCGCCCGCCTTCACCTCGGTCACCAAGACCGCCTACTACGGGTTCGCGACGTTCTTCCGCGGCGACGGGACACAGCTCGCGGGGGCCGGCAGTCAGGGCGGCCGCTCGGTGATCGCGAAGGAGCTGCTGCGCACCGGGATCGTGCTGTGCCAGATCGACCAGACCACCCCGGAACAGCAGCGGCAGATGCGGCTCGGGCAGCCGAACTTCTTCCTCACCTTCGACCGGCTCGGGATCAACCCGTTCACCGAGAAGTTCCCGGTCACGCTGCTGCTGGAGGGCACGGTCCGGGGCACCGGCGGGATCCGGATCGTCGCCGACGACTGCGCCACCACGGTGCCCGGCCTGTACGCGGCCGGTGACGCCGCCACCCGGGAGCTGGTGTGCGGCGCCTTCACCGGTGGTGGCAGCCACAACTCGGCGTGGGCCATGTCGTCCGGCACGTTCGCCGGGCGGGGTGCCGCCGCGTTCGCGACCGCGCTGGGGGCGGCCGCGAACCGGCGGAAGCTCACCGGGGTCGGGGAAGCCGGTATCCAGCGGCATTTCGACAGGGCCGATGCGCTCGACGTCATCCGGCGTGAGGTGCACCCCTACGACAAGAACTACCTGCGTACGGCCTCCCGCCTGGAACCGGCCCTCGCCCACCTCGACGCGGTCTGGGACGGCCGGCGTGGCGGCGCCGTCGTGACCGGTGGCGACCTGCCCGGAGTGCGGCAGGCGGCGGCCATGGTGGCGCACGCGCGGTGGATGTACACGAGTGCGCTCGCCCGTACCGAGAGCCGTGGCATGGCACGTCGCGAGGAGTTCCCGCAGCTGGACCCGAACCAGTACCACCGGCTCACGGTCGGCGGCCTGGACCGGCTGTGGACCCGACCCGAGGCGGTCACCGGCCGGGAGCTGGCGGTGGCGTCGTGA
- a CDS encoding ABC transporter ATP-binding protein translates to MSAVVVEDARREFDGRVVLDGVDLTIAPGEFVALLGASGSGKSTLLRALAGLDRGATGDFGVPDKRAVVFQEHRLMPWSRVWRNVTLGLDGTGLRKRAIDALTEVGLEARADAWPRTLSGGESQRVALARALVRTPDLLLLDEPFGALDALTRLKAQGLVARLWAEHRPAVLLVTHDVEEALLLADRALLLRDGRIAEEFIVDVPRPRLIDHPRLLTLRRELLAGLGVATEPEDPR, encoded by the coding sequence GTGAGCGCGGTCGTTGTCGAAGACGCCCGGCGGGAGTTCGACGGGCGGGTCGTGCTGGACGGGGTCGATCTCACCATCGCGCCGGGTGAGTTCGTGGCGCTGCTCGGCGCCAGCGGATCCGGCAAGAGCACCCTGCTGCGGGCGCTGGCCGGGCTCGACCGGGGCGCCACCGGCGACTTCGGTGTCCCGGACAAACGGGCGGTCGTCTTCCAGGAGCACCGGCTCATGCCGTGGAGCCGGGTGTGGCGCAACGTCACCCTCGGGCTGGACGGCACCGGCCTGCGGAAACGGGCGATCGACGCGCTGACCGAGGTCGGTCTCGAAGCACGCGCCGACGCGTGGCCGCGCACCCTGTCCGGCGGCGAGTCCCAGCGGGTCGCACTGGCGCGGGCGCTCGTCCGTACCCCTGATCTTCTGTTGTTGGACGAGCCGTTCGGGGCGCTCGACGCGCTCACCCGGCTCAAGGCGCAGGGCCTGGTCGCGCGGCTCTGGGCCGAACATCGGCCGGCGGTGCTGCTGGTCACCCACGACGTCGAGGAGGCGCTGCTGCTCGCCGACCGGGCGCTGCTGCTGCGCGACGGGCGGATCGCCGAGGAGTTCATCGTCGACGTTCCCCGGCCCCGCCTGATCGACCATCCACGACTGCTCACCCTGCGCCGCGAACTGCTGGCCGGGCTGGGCGTCGCGACCGAACCGGAGGACCCCCGATGA
- a CDS encoding ABC transporter permease → MSSSVLDRRSSPVVPAAAPRGTGPTAPPPWRRIAAALTPARRLTGLIVVLALWQIGSTSGWLGSTTPTPAEVFAAAKELIGSGELAHHLGVSLTRVAKGLAIGLSAGLLLGLAAGLLRLAEDVVDAPIQALRMLPHLALVPIFIIWFGIGESAKVALIAIGPIFPLYLNVLHGIRGVDERLVESARSCGVGRFGLIRRVILPGALPQILVGLRQALGIGWLSLVVAEQTATTSGVGFLMNDAREFLRTDVIFVVLVLYALLGLATDQFVRLIERRALAWRRGFAGE, encoded by the coding sequence ATGTCGTCATCCGTGCTCGACCGGCGCAGTTCACCGGTCGTCCCGGCCGCCGCACCCCGCGGCACCGGTCCCACGGCACCGCCGCCGTGGCGCCGGATCGCCGCCGCCCTCACCCCGGCCCGCCGCCTCACCGGGCTCATCGTCGTCCTGGCCCTGTGGCAGATCGGCTCCACCTCCGGATGGCTCGGCAGCACCACACCCACCCCGGCCGAGGTGTTCGCCGCCGCCAAGGAGCTGATCGGCTCCGGTGAGCTGGCCCACCACCTCGGGGTATCGCTGACCCGGGTGGCGAAGGGCCTGGCCATCGGGCTGTCGGCGGGGCTGCTGCTCGGTCTCGCGGCCGGGCTGCTCCGGCTCGCCGAGGACGTCGTCGACGCCCCGATCCAGGCGCTGCGCATGCTGCCGCACCTGGCGCTCGTACCGATCTTCATCATCTGGTTCGGCATCGGCGAATCCGCGAAGGTCGCGCTGATCGCGATCGGGCCGATCTTCCCGCTGTATCTCAACGTCCTGCACGGCATCCGGGGCGTCGACGAGCGGCTCGTCGAGTCGGCGCGCTCCTGCGGGGTGGGCCGGTTCGGGCTGATCCGGCGCGTCATCCTGCCCGGCGCGCTGCCGCAGATCCTGGTCGGGCTGCGCCAGGCCCTCGGCATCGGCTGGCTGAGCCTGGTCGTCGCCGAGCAGACCGCCACCACCAGCGGCGTCGGCTTCCTGATGAACGACGCCCGCGAGTTCCTGCGCACCGACGTCATCTTCGTGGTGCTGGTCCTGTACGCGCTGCTCGGGCTGGCCACCGACCAGTTCGTCCGGCTGATCGAGCGGCGCGCGCTGGCGTGGCGCCGCGGATTCGCGGGTGAGTAG
- a CDS encoding pectate lyase — protein sequence MIGAAVVALGLGAAVVFTNFASAAVPEATGEQVVTETIEVSGVFDGENKRFIGGGALGDGGQDEGQDPLFQLADGATLRNVILGSPAADGVHCAGSCTLSGVHWEDVGEDAATFRGTGATVVIENGSAANADDKVFQDNRGAGGSVTIRNFEVSDFGKLYRSCGNCSTQAARTVTMQDITATAPGDTLAGINVNLGDRLTIDGVTLVGDEISLCDLFEGNDTGDEPTKIGEGPDGTACVATGVTGP from the coding sequence GTGATCGGGGCGGCGGTCGTCGCTCTCGGGCTGGGCGCCGCGGTCGTCTTCACGAACTTCGCCTCGGCCGCGGTCCCGGAAGCCACCGGCGAGCAGGTGGTGACCGAGACGATCGAGGTCAGCGGTGTGTTCGACGGCGAGAACAAGAGGTTCATCGGCGGTGGCGCGCTCGGTGACGGCGGCCAGGACGAGGGCCAGGATCCGCTGTTCCAGCTGGCCGACGGCGCGACCCTGCGCAACGTGATCCTGGGCAGCCCGGCGGCCGACGGCGTGCACTGCGCCGGCAGTTGCACGCTGAGCGGGGTGCACTGGGAGGACGTCGGCGAGGACGCGGCCACCTTCCGGGGAACCGGCGCGACCGTGGTGATCGAGAACGGCAGCGCGGCGAACGCCGACGACAAGGTGTTCCAGGACAACCGGGGCGCGGGCGGCTCGGTGACGATCCGGAACTTCGAGGTCTCCGACTTCGGCAAGCTCTACCGGTCGTGCGGCAACTGCTCCACGCAGGCGGCGCGGACGGTGACCATGCAGGACATCACGGCGACCGCGCCGGGGGACACCCTGGCCGGCATCAACGTCAATCTGGGCGACCGGCTGACGATCGACGGCGTGACCCTGGTCGGTGACGAGATCAGCCTGTGCGACCTGTTCGAGGGCAACGACACCGGCGACGAGCCGACCAAGATCGGCGAGGGCCCGGACGGTACGGCCTGTGTCGCGACCGGGGTGACCGGCCCGTAG
- a CDS encoding NAD-dependent epimerase/dehydratase family protein: MRYVIVGCGNVGMELAARWTRAGHHVTGTTTTPGRVDEIAAVCTDVAVLRGSDHDALAATTATADAVVLTVSPRISRSFDAGARVAEYADTLTATARTAAAAHPRVIFTSSISVYGRGTASPVTETSRLTDDPDASPRNFIAAEQAVLATPRGAVVRIPDVYGHPRDIDYPARVKMAHDLLGGSVPFDGDALLHRIDYRDAAAALDFVVTHDLTGAYNAVPDTDIPPTNRDFFARISTEHGWPALTYRAEITTPLLPVSSAKLRAAGFHFAH; the protein is encoded by the coding sequence ATGCGATATGTGATCGTGGGCTGCGGCAACGTCGGCATGGAACTCGCCGCCCGCTGGACCCGGGCCGGCCACCACGTCACCGGCACCACCACCACACCCGGCCGCGTGGACGAGATCGCCGCCGTCTGCACCGACGTCGCCGTACTCCGCGGCAGCGACCACGACGCCCTCGCCGCCACCACCGCGACCGCCGACGCCGTGGTCCTCACCGTCAGCCCCCGGATCAGCCGATCCTTCGACGCCGGGGCCCGCGTCGCCGAATACGCCGACACGCTCACCGCCACCGCCCGTACCGCCGCGGCCGCCCACCCCCGGGTGATCTTCACCAGCTCGATCTCCGTCTACGGCCGCGGAACCGCCTCTCCGGTGACCGAGACCAGCCGCCTCACCGACGACCCCGACGCCTCACCCCGCAACTTCATCGCCGCCGAACAGGCCGTCCTGGCCACCCCGCGCGGCGCGGTCGTGCGCATCCCCGACGTCTACGGCCACCCCCGCGACATCGACTACCCCGCCCGGGTCAAGATGGCCCACGACCTGCTCGGCGGCAGCGTCCCCTTCGACGGCGACGCCCTGCTGCACCGCATCGACTACCGCGACGCGGCCGCCGCCCTCGACTTCGTCGTCACCCACGACCTGACCGGCGCCTACAACGCCGTCCCCGACACGGACATCCCGCCCACCAACCGCGACTTCTTCGCCCGCATCAGCACCGAACACGGCTGGCCCGCCCTGACCTACCGGGCCGAGATCACCACCCCGCTGCTGCCGGTCAGCTCAGCGAAACTCCGCGCCGCGGGCTTCCACTTCGCCCACTGA